In Geminocystis sp. NIES-3708, a single window of DNA contains:
- a CDS encoding glutathione S-transferase family protein yields MLELYQFELSQFSEKVRFILDYKGLEYKKIEVTPGIGQLEVFKVSGQRQVPVLKDGDTYIADSTEIALYLDSKYPEKPLIPSDGITRGQCLLIEEWADQSLGLNGRKAFMGALNHYPNFRTSFLPKNTPDIFKTFVSAFPSEVFNAIGIGLTLGTDILKVGEKTLKRDLEALTLILKNQPYLVGDKPTLADFTVAALTTIIKFPPVAYFDIPIDIEGKGIPGIADNSDYFTFFEWRDRLYADFRQPVDKSSSNFGGSSQDNKPTSIEID; encoded by the coding sequence ATGTTAGAACTGTATCAATTTGAATTATCACAGTTTTCTGAAAAAGTTAGGTTTATTCTCGACTATAAAGGATTAGAGTATAAAAAAATCGAAGTAACTCCTGGTATCGGACAGTTAGAAGTTTTCAAAGTTTCAGGACAAAGACAAGTTCCAGTATTAAAAGATGGTGATACTTACATTGCCGATTCCACAGAAATCGCTCTATATTTAGATAGTAAATATCCAGAAAAACCTTTAATCCCTAGCGATGGTATAACTAGAGGACAATGTTTGTTGATAGAAGAATGGGCAGATCAATCTCTGGGTTTAAATGGGCGTAAGGCATTTATGGGTGCATTAAATCATTATCCCAATTTTCGTACTTCTTTTTTACCGAAAAATACCCCTGATATTTTCAAAACTTTTGTCAGTGCCTTTCCATCTGAAGTGTTTAATGCTATTGGTATAGGTCTTACTTTAGGTACAGATATTTTAAAAGTAGGAGAAAAAACTTTAAAACGTGATTTAGAAGCCCTAACTTTAATTTTAAAAAATCAACCCTATCTAGTGGGTGATAAACCAACTTTAGCAGATTTCACCGTAGCGGCTTTAACTACTATTATTAAATTTCCTCCTGTTGCCTATTTTGATATACCAATTGATATTGAAGGTAAAGGTATCCCCGGAATAGCTGATAATAGTGATTATTTTACTTTTTTTGAATGGCGTGATCGTCTTTATGCAGATTTTCGTCAACCTGTCGATAAATCTAGTAGTAATTTTGGTGGCAGTAGTCAAGATAATAAGCCTACATCCATCGAAATAGATTAA
- a CDS encoding SpoIID/LytB domain-containing protein: MWTKFLLKTTSKLSFIALFWLIFTTSAHAALELRVAIKKGVNNVQIGSSTPAIIKDSGGRVVGQVEQMNSFVAKSNGANVNLAQWNSNRLWLEPTGDGVIWIGDRWYRGRVLLTRQGSGITAVNYVDLEDYLYSVVGAEAVASWPQEALKTQAVAARTYALYKRNTSKNSVFDLDTTTATQVYKGLGSEYTTTHQAVKATNGQIMTYNNQPILAVFHSSSGGHTENVEDIWTSPLPYLRGVVDYDQTAPVFQWNKTVSPSSISRVAGGVGNIRALVPQKTTPQGRIVTMQVVGDRSTKTVAGSDLRSALDLRSTLFRVSSGGNTLQVSGRGFGHGLGLSQWGTYYLAQNGVNYRQILGHYYQNARLATMKTR; encoded by the coding sequence ATGTGGACAAAATTTCTCCTAAAAACAACTTCTAAATTAAGTTTTATCGCCCTATTTTGGTTAATTTTTACAACTTCTGCCCATGCCGCTTTAGAGTTAAGAGTAGCCATCAAAAAAGGTGTTAATAATGTACAAATTGGAAGTTCAACTCCCGCAATCATTAAAGACAGTGGTGGACGAGTAGTAGGACAAGTAGAACAAATGAATTCTTTTGTTGCTAAGTCTAATGGTGCTAATGTTAACCTTGCTCAATGGAACTCAAATCGTCTATGGTTAGAACCTACTGGAGATGGAGTTATTTGGATTGGCGATCGCTGGTATCGTGGTCGAGTATTATTAACTCGTCAAGGTAGCGGAATTACCGCCGTCAATTATGTAGATTTAGAAGATTATTTATATAGTGTGGTTGGTGCGGAAGCAGTAGCTAGTTGGCCTCAAGAAGCTCTAAAAACTCAAGCCGTCGCTGCTCGTACCTATGCTTTATACAAACGCAATACCAGTAAGAATAGTGTTTTTGATCTTGATACAACTACCGCAACCCAAGTATATAAAGGATTAGGCAGTGAATATACCACCACCCATCAAGCCGTAAAAGCTACCAATGGGCAAATTATGACCTATAATAACCAACCAATTTTGGCTGTATTTCACTCTTCATCAGGTGGACATACAGAAAACGTGGAAGATATTTGGACTTCCCCTCTACCTTACTTACGAGGAGTTGTTGATTATGATCAAACAGCCCCTGTTTTTCAATGGAATAAAACAGTTTCACCTTCTAGTATTAGTCGTGTTGCAGGTGGTGTTGGGAATATTCGTGCCTTAGTACCTCAAAAAACCACTCCTCAAGGTAGAATTGTGACGATGCAAGTAGTTGGCGATCGTAGTACGAAAACTGTAGCAGGAAGCGATTTAAGAAGTGCATTAGATTTACGTAGTACATTATTTAGGGTGTCATCAGGAGGCAACACTTTACAGGTATCAGGAAGAGGATTTGGTCATGGTTTAGGCTTAAGCCAATGGGGAACATACTACTTAGCTCAAAATGGTGTTAATTATCGTCAAATTCTCGGACATTATTATCAGAATGCAAGACTTGCAACCATGAAAACTAGATAA